CTGGGGTCAGAAATCTTCACATCATCCTTAACGACAACAAAGTGCTTATTCGCCGCGTTCGACACGCGCACGATCACAAGCTCGTGTTCATTGGATGTTCTTTCATCCGGCTGCTCCATCTCAACGATTTCGCCGATACTTTCCACCGGGTTGTCTGAAACGTAGAAAGAAAGATACTTGGGTGCCGGCGGATATTTCACGCGGGCCCCGCTGACTTCGAAATCGACTGGTGGCTTATTCACAGCTCCCAAACGATAAAGCGGCAAGCTATTCGGAAGTTTTTTTACCACCGGACGGCTTTTCTTTTTAGGTGGCGGGATCTTGATACTTTCAAGTTCACCGGCTTCATTTTTCTCAAGAACATGCGTTGGCATTTCCTCAGGCGCCGCTGTCTTTTCGGCTAAGCCCACGGTCGGCGCTTCGGCCAAAGTTCCCGGGTAAAACTTGATCTGCTGACTCGGATTGATCTCGTGCGGATTTTGAATATCGTCGGTGTTATAAGACCACACCTTCGGCCAATAGTATGAATCACCAAAAAGAGTATGACTGATATCCCACAAAGTGTCTTTGTTCTGAACGGCGTAGCTATTGGCTTTACGGCCCGACAGAACTTTTTCCCAAGCTTCTTCCGAGGTGGGTTGTTCGTTGTATTTCTTATAGATACGGTGGAAACGCTCTTCGCGTCTGATATCAGCGTCGTCTTGCGCATGCGCCAACACCGCCGTTGCAATGACGGCGACCGTAATGGTTTTCAGAAAGACTGTTTTTTGGGGCACAACTCACTCCATCCTTGGAAAGCAGTGTCGAAAACTATCGCATTAACTTAAGATCATTTTCAGCGCGGAAGGCTTCAGGGCTGCCTGGGTATCTCTTACGCAAATCAGAAAGAACGCTCTTTGCTTGCGGTGCCAAGTTCATTTGCTTGTATGCAATCGCCTTGGCGTATTTCGCAGCAACTACTTTATTACTGCGAGGATATTGAGTAATGACTTTTTGATAGTACTTGATGGCTTCAGCGTAGTTCTTGCTGCTAAACGCCATGCGGCCCGCTAAATAGAGTACATTGTCAGCGTACGAGCTCCCCGGAAAACGAGTCATGAATGTCTGCATGCGACTTTTAAAACCAATCTCATCGTTGGAGCGATAAGCGTTGAAAATCTCAGCATAGAGAGTCGTCTCATCCACTTTCGACGGATCTTTACCTGTAAGCTCAATCATGAGCGCGTCTTTACTTGTCGGGTCTTTCACTTTCTTAGCTGCGAAAGTTTCAACTGCAGAAAGACTTAAAACAAAAGTTACTGTCAAAATAAAATACTGCTTCATCTCTCATCACCTCGGTCTAAAACCAAGTATGACACGGCAAGAGAATCCACGACAATAAAGAGTTTTCCACATCTTTTGTTGAGTTACCCGGAACCTAGACCTTGGACTGTAAGCCAGATAAGGCTTTGAGCGTTTTGCTGAAAATTTGATCAGCAATTAAGTTATTGAATTTACTAGAGTTGTGACGAAATATTGACGAAAAATGGAACTCCGAATTTCAGATCTTAAATTCCGATTTTTGGCCGCTTCGCGTTCTAATTTCAGATTATTTTAGATCGAGAGTCTGGCTCAATTTTTGTTAAGTCATTGAAACTATGATTTTAATCGTCCTGCTTGCCGCAGTTTACAGCATGAGTAGTTTCTTTGATTTGCCTGCAAAATTATCAGAGCACTCGCTGATGATTCATCATTTCTGTTTACAAATGCTTCCAACGAGGGTGGAAAACCACGGCAGTTTAGAAGCTTTGGTATGCGGAAAAAATATGCAAGAGCTCGAGTTGCAGCAGCTTCTTGTGCAATCTTCACTCATCCATGTCTTCATTGTCTCAGGCTCTCACTTCCTTTTCTTGCATAAATTGTTAGCACGAGTTCCGATTGTGCGTTTTTGTCCACTGTTAGTGTTGTCGGTGTATTGCTTGGCAACTCTTTGTCAGCCGCCGGCACTTCGTTCACTTCTGTTTCTGTCACTTGTTAGTTTCACAAAACAGCAAAAAAGGTTTCCGTCGCCGGTGATTTTGGTTTTCATCAGTTGCGCTTTCAGTGTGTGTATTT
The sequence above is drawn from the Bdellovibrionales bacterium genome and encodes:
- a CDS encoding LysM peptidoglycan-binding domain-containing protein, with protein sequence MPQKTVFLKTITVAVIATAVLAHAQDDADIRREERFHRIYKKYNEQPTSEEAWEKVLSGRKANSYAVQNKDTLWDISHTLFGDSYYWPKVWSYNTDDIQNPHEINPSQQIKFYPGTLAEAPTVGLAEKTAAPEEMPTHVLEKNEAGELESIKIPPPKKKSRPVVKKLPNSLPLYRLGAVNKPPVDFEVSGARVKYPPAPKYLSFYVSDNPVESIGEIVEMEQPDERTSNEHELVIVRVSNAANKHFVVVKDDVKISDPSELLGNKGYVVEVQGEIELRERVNEGDNLFRAIVKKAIQPLDVGAKLIPGTVKTFDSGATPVSTSVQAKIIGGEFERHEQRMFGTDNIIFLNAGAKEGLQEGSTLNIFLNERLRKGSTKAVTNDRVIGQVKIIKLADHFATGYVVDSTNEIYTGDYAGGSVKPAPSQSNAGGSSGLSSDDAAAFDSAPPASSDTGSGGDPDFDLDAPSNNGGGQAPAGGDDFQL
- a CDS encoding ComEC/Rec2 family competence protein; the protein is MILIVLLAAVYSMSSFFDLPAKLSEHSLMIHHFCLQMLPTRVENHGSLEALVCGKNMQELELQQLLVQSSLIHVFIVSGSHFLFLHKLLARVPIVRFCPLLVLSVYCLATLCQPPALRSLLFLSLVSFTKQQKRFPSPVILVFISCAFSVCIFPQWITSRSLLMSLLAALTIAVMSEFWGKNRGSIPEMFATQSTIYVVMAFCLWGFSNLHPLSILMNMIFAPLIGAVIFPLALLVIVLPPLGFVFDAAMNALIWILRNTSEVLGENGAGELVPVVWQWTLFLVLTAASYSYLIQQKRRKVRRA
- a CDS encoding tetratricopeptide repeat protein, producing the protein MKQYFILTVTFVLSLSAVETFAAKKVKDPTSKDALMIELTGKDPSKVDETTLYAEIFNAYRSNDEIGFKSRMQTFMTRFPGSSYADNVLYLAGRMAFSSKNYAEAIKYYQKVITQYPRSNKVVAAKYAKAIAYKQMNLAPQAKSVLSDLRKRYPGSPEAFRAENDLKLMR